A stretch of the Sulfolobus acidocaldarius SUSAZ genome encodes the following:
- a CDS encoding 2-hydroxyhepta-2,4-diene-1,7-dioate isomerase: protein MKLLQFSPNLGEQKRIGVYHEGKVIDLVKAYEIVYDAIPPNWFFNMRDLIEGGEGSLYLVRKVLDDFKKLDSVRKRSAELDPESIIYYPPITDPEKIFLLAVNYKAHGNETNNNPPKEPYIFTKFNNTLVGHNQPVLFPKASNKVDYEIELAVIMGKRAKYVNSSRALDYVFGYTIFNDISFRDKQFPPETPYGMRWVHGKGLDTAAPMGPWIVTRDEIGNINNLRLTLRVNGEIRQDAYAEDMIFKVDQIIEYLSNGITLKPGDVISTGTPSGVALATGKYLKPGDVMEAEISKIGVLRNNLVEEK, encoded by the coding sequence ATGAAGTTGCTTCAATTCTCACCAAACTTAGGCGAGCAGAAAAGGATCGGAGTATATCATGAAGGAAAAGTTATAGACCTTGTGAAGGCTTATGAGATAGTCTACGATGCTATACCACCTAATTGGTTTTTCAACATGAGAGATCTAATTGAGGGAGGAGAGGGTTCGTTATACCTCGTAAGAAAGGTCTTAGACGATTTTAAGAAGCTGGACAGTGTCAGAAAGAGAAGTGCTGAGTTAGACCCTGAAAGCATCATATATTATCCTCCAATAACAGACCCTGAGAAGATATTTTTGTTAGCAGTGAATTACAAGGCTCACGGTAATGAGACTAACAATAACCCTCCAAAAGAACCATATATCTTCACAAAGTTCAACAACACTTTAGTTGGGCACAATCAACCTGTACTATTTCCTAAGGCATCAAATAAAGTAGACTATGAGATAGAGTTAGCTGTGATAATGGGTAAAAGAGCTAAGTACGTCAATTCCTCGAGGGCACTAGATTATGTGTTTGGATACACTATATTTAACGATATTAGTTTTAGAGATAAGCAATTTCCTCCTGAGACACCATATGGTATGAGATGGGTACATGGAAAGGGTTTAGACACTGCTGCACCAATGGGACCATGGATAGTGACCAGGGATGAAATAGGTAATATTAACAACCTAAGACTTACATTAAGGGTAAATGGCGAAATAAGGCAAGACGCTTACGCTGAGGACATGATATTTAAGGTAGACCAGATAATAGAGTACCTGTCTAACGGAATAACCCTGAAGCCAGGAGATGTGATATCAACTGGTACTCCATCTGGAGTAGCCTTAGCGACAGGGAAATATCTGAAGCCAGGAGATGTTATGGAAGCTGAAATAAGCAAAATTGGAGTACTTAGGAATAACCTTGTAGAAGAAAAATAG
- a CDS encoding type 11 methyltransferase — MKPGMIVLDHGCGPGYYTFSLARKVGDKGVVYALDSDERQIRILSSKLEREGIRNVKTLVSRDLSPIPTNSIDFVLSKDVLCCTVLHKELADEIKRVLKPGGLAFVSIRKGLGSDPRNISAKELFSLFPDSVKRYQGLLSAWVLYKK, encoded by the coding sequence GTGAAACCAGGTATGATAGTTCTGGATCATGGTTGTGGTCCAGGGTACTACACATTTTCCCTAGCTAGAAAGGTTGGTGATAAAGGGGTAGTTTATGCTTTAGACTCTGACGAAAGGCAAATAAGGATTCTATCCAGCAAACTGGAGAGAGAAGGGATAAGAAATGTGAAAACCCTTGTGTCAAGAGACCTTTCTCCAATACCAACAAACTCCATTGATTTTGTCCTTTCCAAGGATGTATTATGCTGTACAGTTTTGCATAAAGAGTTGGCTGACGAAATAAAGAGAGTATTAAAGCCGGGCGGTTTAGCGTTTGTTTCAATTCGAAAGGGATTGGGTTCTGACCCCAGGAACATAAGCGCCAAAGAGTTATTCTCGTTATTTCCTGATAGCGTAAAAAGGTATCAAGGTCTGTTGTCCGCATGGGTGTTATATAAGAAATAA
- a CDS encoding sodium:solute symporter has translation MDGLHVSILSLAIFIILFAVFVYLGFYASRWRKGDLSKLPEWALAGRKLGPYLMWFLLTADLFTAYTFIAVPSLVLASGPIGFYAAFYSGVTAFIALLFMPRLWAVSRNKGYVTAADFVKDRFNSKTLAGLVAVTGVVAELPYIALQIVGMQAALSILLLGLGVSNISLVNDLSLLVSFIILAAFVFTSGLRGAALTAVYKDIIILATVITVAIYVPLAFGGFSAAFSNAATYSSQVNAALNGVNKPIFYQYLQSTMSNNLAYISLAIGSAFALYLYPHAVNGSVSADSKKSLKISLALQPFYSLILAIIALFGILVYANINVLNFIIHAKSGAVAVPALIGYTMPDWFVGVALLGIFIGGLVPAAIMAIGAANLLTRNIIKELKPNMSPNTESSLAKWISTAFKFIALALVFTVPATYAIQLQLLGGVIILQTLPPLFLGLYTHKLNSHSLIAGWVAGIFSGIYLTLLANHFGPIKTTSFITPIGVMYIGAISVIINVAIGLIGTAIAYGVGWRPRTGVKTEELV, from the coding sequence ATGGACGGCTTACATGTTTCAATTCTCTCGTTGGCAATATTCATAATTCTTTTTGCCGTATTCGTTTACCTCGGATTCTATGCCAGTAGGTGGAGAAAAGGAGATCTGTCTAAACTCCCTGAATGGGCACTGGCAGGAAGAAAATTAGGTCCATACCTAATGTGGTTCTTACTAACAGCTGATTTATTCACTGCATATACCTTTATCGCAGTTCCATCATTAGTACTGGCAAGCGGTCCTATTGGTTTTTATGCAGCATTCTACTCTGGTGTAACTGCGTTTATAGCATTACTCTTTATGCCAAGATTATGGGCAGTCTCACGAAATAAAGGTTATGTTACAGCTGCGGATTTTGTAAAGGACAGGTTTAATAGTAAGACCCTAGCAGGGTTAGTTGCTGTAACTGGTGTAGTTGCAGAGTTACCTTATATAGCCTTACAAATAGTTGGAATGCAGGCTGCTCTTTCAATATTGCTTTTAGGTCTAGGTGTAAGCAACATATCGTTAGTGAATGACCTTAGTCTGTTAGTATCGTTTATAATTTTAGCTGCGTTCGTATTTACAAGTGGCTTAAGAGGAGCTGCACTTACTGCAGTTTACAAGGACATAATAATATTAGCTACAGTGATTACAGTCGCAATTTACGTTCCTTTAGCATTTGGTGGGTTCTCAGCTGCCTTTAGCAATGCTGCAACTTATAGTAGTCAAGTGAACGCTGCTTTAAATGGGGTTAACAAACCCATATTTTACCAGTATCTACAGAGCACGATGTCAAATAATCTTGCCTATATCTCGTTAGCTATAGGTAGTGCTTTTGCTCTATACCTTTACCCACATGCTGTTAATGGAAGTGTCAGTGCAGACTCTAAAAAGTCGTTAAAGATATCCTTAGCCTTACAACCATTTTACTCTCTAATATTGGCTATTATAGCTCTATTTGGAATCTTGGTTTACGCAAATATCAATGTCTTGAATTTTATCATTCATGCAAAGAGCGGAGCTGTCGCAGTTCCAGCCCTAATTGGTTACACCATGCCAGACTGGTTTGTGGGCGTAGCATTACTAGGAATATTCATTGGTGGGCTTGTTCCTGCTGCAATAATGGCTATAGGTGCAGCCAATCTACTGACCAGAAATATAATAAAGGAGTTAAAGCCTAATATGTCCCCTAACACTGAGTCGTCATTAGCCAAATGGATATCCACTGCGTTTAAGTTCATTGCACTAGCCCTTGTATTTACTGTACCTGCAACTTATGCAATACAATTACAGCTACTGGGCGGTGTGATAATACTTCAAACCCTTCCACCACTATTCCTTGGATTATATACTCACAAGCTTAATAGCCACTCGCTGATTGCGGGATGGGTGGCAGGTATATTTAGTGGAATATATTTAACACTGTTAGCAAATCACTTTGGACCGATAAAGACCACATCCTTTATAACACCTATAGGAGTTATGTATATAGGTGCAATCTCCGTTATAATTAACGTTGCAATAGGACTAATCGGTACGGCTATTGCATATGGAGTGGGCTGGAGACCTAGAACAGGGGTTAAGACAGAGGAGCTAGTGTAA
- a CDS encoding uracil-DNA glycosylase, whose product MSSYQNFLSSLLSCSKCPRLVQHRNSFPQNYWRKPVPPNGDLHSRIVIVGLAPAGNGGNRTGRVFTGDESSNNLTKALYDTGLANQPYSVSRDDGLKLNDVYITAAVKCVPPENKPTTGEIRNCVSYLEEETKMLTEAKVYVALGKVAWDSLINLFKSKGYELKGDRKFNHGKIVKLVKNGNMVYLIGSYHPSPRNVRTRRLTIEMLEEIFKTAKSLLTQSAE is encoded by the coding sequence ATGTCTAGTTATCAAAATTTTTTATCAAGTCTGTTGTCATGTAGTAAGTGCCCCAGGTTAGTACAGCATAGGAATTCCTTTCCGCAAAACTATTGGAGGAAACCAGTTCCTCCCAATGGCGACCTTCATTCCAGAATTGTGATTGTTGGCTTGGCGCCTGCGGGAAATGGGGGTAACCGTACAGGAAGGGTGTTTACAGGGGACGAAAGCTCAAATAACCTCACTAAAGCTCTCTACGACACTGGACTAGCAAATCAACCATATTCTGTATCGCGTGATGATGGACTAAAACTTAATGATGTGTACATTACTGCAGCGGTAAAGTGTGTTCCGCCTGAGAATAAGCCCACTACGGGAGAAATTAGAAATTGTGTGTCATATCTTGAGGAGGAGACAAAAATGTTGACAGAGGCTAAAGTTTACGTGGCTTTAGGCAAGGTAGCTTGGGATTCTCTCATAAATCTGTTTAAGAGTAAAGGATACGAATTGAAAGGTGACCGTAAATTCAATCACGGGAAAATAGTTAAACTAGTGAAAAATGGAAACATGGTTTATTTGATAGGTTCTTATCACCCTAGCCCTAGGAATGTTAGGACAAGAAGATTAACAATAGAAATGTTAGAAGAAATATTCAAGACTGCCAAGTCATTGTTAACACAAAGTGCTGAGTGA
- a CDS encoding AbrB family transcriptional regulator yields the protein MPRVTEKFQVTIPKEVREKINLKPGEEVEVIVINDNEIVVRRKVAKVKDPLSILIGKGESKEISPEKVDELGEG from the coding sequence ATGCCAAGAGTCACTGAGAAATTCCAGGTGACTATACCTAAAGAGGTGAGGGAGAAGATAAACTTGAAGCCTGGAGAGGAAGTTGAGGTAATAGTAATTAATGACAACGAGATAGTTGTCAGGAGAAAGGTAGCCAAGGTAAAAGATCCCTTATCTATACTTATAGGGAAAGGAGAAAGCAAAGAGATAAGCCCAGAAAAAGTAGACGAATTGGGAGAAGGATGA
- a CDS encoding cation-binding protein, whose protein sequence is MWIKNPVDLIYFEHCILRVRYSIGLSLLNDDEKNAINVIKKTHEFVVNWHAKIEDKYIFPLFGEKAKPYSNDHLLIERYGNSAIQQRNIEWIKRYVKIVLDHNLNEERNIFIDKVQAQDVMNAILKEMRSYPSYEEITGLKIDLE, encoded by the coding sequence ATGTGGATAAAAAACCCAGTTGACCTCATCTATTTTGAACATTGCATCTTGAGGGTGAGATACTCCATAGGTTTGTCCCTATTAAACGACGACGAGAAAAATGCCATCAACGTAATAAAGAAGACCCATGAATTTGTTGTGAACTGGCATGCTAAAATTGAGGATAAATATATTTTCCCTCTGTTCGGTGAAAAAGCAAAACCTTATTCCAATGATCACTTGCTTATTGAAAGATATGGAAACTCAGCTATTCAACAGAGAAATATAGAGTGGATAAAAAGATATGTGAAGATAGTGCTGGATCATAACCTAAATGAAGAGCGTAATATCTTCATAGACAAAGTTCAAGCCCAAGATGTTATGAATGCAATACTGAAGGAAATGAGGAGTTATCCCTCCTATGAGGAGATTACTGGGCTGAAAATTGATTTGGAATAG
- a CDS encoding twitching motility protein PilT, with the protein MIFFIDSNIFVYSKINDKKYGECCKRIVRDIYAGKINGVIDSVNLLEIANALRKLGIRDVEEEILAILSLPIRVVDVRKEDVVEAVKHEGLSPYDSLHLLIAKRFEAKIISADKDFKDRIDPCNV; encoded by the coding sequence ATGATATTCTTTATTGACAGTAATATCTTCGTGTATTCTAAGATAAATGATAAAAAGTACGGGGAGTGTTGTAAAAGGATAGTCAGGGATATATACGCTGGAAAGATAAATGGAGTTATTGATTCTGTTAATCTACTAGAAATTGCCAATGCTCTTAGAAAACTAGGAATAAGGGACGTTGAAGAGGAGATACTTGCAATACTATCCCTACCGATAAGAGTAGTTGACGTAAGGAAAGAGGATGTAGTTGAAGCAGTAAAACATGAGGGACTTTCTCCATATGATTCACTTCACCTACTAATAGCTAAAAGGTTTGAGGCAAAAATAATATCCGCAGACAAGGACTTTAAAGACAGGATAGATCCTTGCAATGTTTAA
- a CDS encoding quinol oxidase-2, sulfocyanin (blue copper protein), (soxE), translating to MKTSTLIAIIVVIIVVLGVAVYLATRIGGTSNGTSQLSSSSISSSLPSGAYALPYNPSNKTVFIYLVVSSSSSNLFNFNGTSDGSLKIYVPAGWNVMVILKNTESLPHNANIVQNNTPIPNSINISSDGKIILYVGDGPSNYYNSGVSSGNEASGMLENIPAGYYWIACGIQGHAKNGMWVDLIVSSTISTPYAVITNSITLPSSSTTTSTSSSSSPPGYMWG from the coding sequence ATGAAAACTTCAACCTTAATAGCAATAATAGTGGTAATAATAGTTGTACTTGGCGTTGCAGTATACCTGGCAACAAGAATAGGTGGTACATCAAATGGTACTTCACAATTAAGCTCCTCATCCATATCTTCATCATTGCCCTCAGGAGCTTATGCCTTACCTTATAACCCCAGCAATAAGACAGTCTTTATATATCTAGTTGTCTCATCATCTTCCTCAAATCTGTTCAACTTCAACGGTACTTCTGATGGCTCTCTTAAAATATATGTCCCAGCAGGATGGAACGTAATGGTAATTTTAAAGAACACAGAATCTCTTCCTCATAATGCTAACATTGTGCAAAATAACACGCCAATACCTAATAGCATTAACATATCAAGTGACGGAAAGATAATACTATATGTAGGAGACGGTCCTTCCAACTACTACAATTCTGGTGTTTCAAGCGGTAATGAGGCATCTGGAATGCTGGAGAATATTCCGGCTGGATACTATTGGATAGCATGCGGAATTCAAGGTCATGCAAAAAACGGCATGTGGGTTGACCTAATAGTTTCAAGTACTATTTCCACTCCATATGCTGTAATCACCAATTCTATTACACTACCATCTTCATCAACTACCACGTCCACATCGTCTTCCTCGTCACCCCCAGGTTATATGTGGGGTTAG
- a CDS encoding acetyl-CoA acetyltransferase gives MIVGFSGKLYKRYDGDGIDLVKEVVDEALEMAGLEYKDIDGVLSTFGRGGFLGNKSFISGSDQLSEYLGIRARYLDNIQYGGPSALTMVYRAYKAIRSGEASTVLCVQGGKISQFRDGLVTPQKTDFVDTAFDEFIKVYTQMSPISDYAMVAYRHSKLFGTTDEQRALVSVSQRYNAMSNEKAMFKTPLTVKDVLSSRIVSYPLHLLEIVYPVDGFHAFIVSKKTSKSSLRNVDILGYGEAHWSNPPPEWEDIIYTPAVESSKMASFNLNRVDVFELYDSFTITVMLQMEDIGLVEKGKVGKFVESNDLTYKGNIPLNTGGGSLNTGQPAYMSGGVILEEALLQLNGMAKGRQVKDVNTAFLNGIGWWSRRHSVTLVLGEKK, from the coding sequence ATGATTGTAGGTTTTTCAGGTAAACTCTACAAGAGATATGACGGTGACGGAATAGATCTCGTTAAAGAAGTCGTAGATGAAGCGTTGGAGATGGCAGGACTGGAGTACAAGGACATAGACGGAGTACTATCTACTTTTGGAAGAGGAGGGTTCCTTGGAAATAAGAGTTTCATAAGTGGTTCAGATCAACTGAGTGAATACTTAGGGATCAGAGCAAGATATCTCGATAATATACAGTATGGAGGACCATCAGCACTAACTATGGTTTACAGGGCTTACAAAGCAATCAGGTCAGGTGAAGCTAGTACTGTGCTTTGTGTTCAAGGTGGTAAAATATCGCAATTTAGAGATGGACTAGTGACTCCACAAAAGACGGACTTCGTGGACACTGCCTTTGATGAATTCATAAAAGTGTATACTCAGATGTCTCCCATATCAGATTACGCCATGGTAGCTTATAGACACTCTAAGTTGTTTGGAACCACAGATGAGCAAAGAGCATTGGTATCTGTGTCGCAGAGGTATAACGCCATGAGCAATGAAAAGGCTATGTTTAAAACTCCCTTAACTGTTAAAGATGTCCTTAGCTCGAGAATTGTCTCTTATCCACTTCACCTATTAGAAATAGTTTATCCTGTTGACGGTTTTCATGCATTCATTGTGAGCAAAAAGACCTCTAAATCAAGTCTGAGAAATGTGGACATATTAGGATATGGGGAAGCTCATTGGTCTAATCCCCCTCCAGAGTGGGAAGACATAATTTACACTCCTGCTGTTGAGAGCTCGAAAATGGCGTCATTTAACTTGAACAGGGTTGACGTCTTTGAGTTATATGACTCCTTTACCATAACAGTTATGCTTCAAATGGAGGATATAGGCTTAGTTGAAAAGGGTAAAGTGGGTAAGTTTGTGGAATCGAATGACCTCACATATAAGGGAAATATACCCTTAAATACTGGCGGAGGATCTCTTAACACTGGACAGCCAGCATATATGAGTGGAGGAGTAATACTAGAAGAGGCTCTTCTTCAATTGAATGGAATGGCTAAGGGAAGACAAGTAAAGGATGTTAATACCGCCTTCCTAAATGGTATTGGATGGTGGAGCAGAAGACACTCCGTAACATTAGTGTTAGGTGAGAAGAAATGA
- a CDS encoding benzoylformate decarboxylase yields the protein MYDLLSKYTNSIYGNPGTTELHFLKYLPNNMVYYLALHDGVAVGLSEGYYLKSRNLGVVNLHAGPGLSNAFGYIYSAYRNKSPLLIIAGQQPSYSSPEEPMLYYNFSSLPSVKEYVEIKNSKETIKFMNRAIRTCLTYPYGPVVVSLPYDIIEDISNEDVTYGKVVEGNICSESVIIDTVEKIKSSNQIAIVVGYEIEIFDASQEVMHLSNKLNCPVYAEPYLSRSSGIRVNETLPTRASELNKIIRNYDLVLVLGAELHRVLYMDEDIHWKNVIQVTSDVNEARKRPWNTTVCNLKYFTSKLNELITPRSSPSRVIQRQKRRNEKISNMLKLLLSYTDGYTVFGEASSQGEEIRELFSSTRFYSNRSGLLGWALPAGVGYASAGGKSLIIMGDGSFNYAPQAIWTASRYDLKVKILVINNSGYEALRSRAGYERDFFSPETHPWRMAEAYDFTAKEFEDYQLAVKWLMEGEERKLAEIRVEE from the coding sequence ATTTACGACCTTCTGAGCAAATACACTAACTCAATCTATGGTAATCCCGGCACAACGGAACTTCACTTTTTAAAATACCTTCCAAACAACATGGTGTACTATTTAGCTCTTCACGACGGTGTTGCAGTGGGTTTAAGTGAGGGATATTATCTGAAATCACGTAACCTGGGAGTTGTAAACCTTCATGCAGGTCCTGGACTGTCAAATGCCTTTGGATATATTTACTCAGCTTATCGTAATAAATCACCATTACTCATTATTGCTGGACAGCAACCGTCATATAGTTCTCCAGAGGAGCCTATGTTGTACTACAATTTCTCCTCATTACCCTCTGTAAAGGAATATGTGGAGATTAAAAACAGTAAGGAGACGATCAAGTTCATGAACAGAGCCATAAGGACTTGTTTAACCTATCCTTATGGTCCCGTAGTAGTTTCGTTACCCTATGACATAATAGAGGATATATCAAATGAGGACGTAACCTACGGCAAAGTTGTAGAAGGGAATATATGCTCCGAGTCTGTAATAATTGACACGGTCGAAAAAATCAAGAGTAGTAACCAGATTGCTATAGTAGTAGGATATGAAATTGAAATATTTGACGCCTCCCAAGAGGTTATGCATCTTTCCAATAAACTGAACTGCCCAGTATATGCTGAACCTTATTTGTCCAGATCTTCAGGTATAAGAGTAAATGAAACCCTACCCACGAGAGCCAGTGAGTTAAACAAGATAATAAGGAATTATGATCTAGTCCTAGTCCTTGGGGCTGAACTTCACAGAGTACTCTATATGGATGAAGACATTCACTGGAAGAACGTGATCCAGGTCACATCAGATGTAAACGAAGCTAGGAAAAGACCGTGGAACACTACAGTGTGTAATTTGAAGTACTTTACGAGCAAACTTAATGAGCTGATTACCCCTAGAAGTAGTCCAAGTAGGGTTATACAGAGGCAGAAAAGGAGAAACGAAAAGATAAGTAATATGCTTAAATTACTCTTGAGTTACACTGATGGTTACACTGTGTTTGGTGAAGCCTCTTCACAAGGTGAAGAAATAAGAGAGCTATTCTCTTCGACAAGATTTTACTCTAACAGGTCTGGTCTACTAGGATGGGCACTTCCTGCTGGTGTCGGTTATGCGTCTGCTGGTGGAAAGTCACTGATTATAATGGGTGATGGGAGTTTCAACTATGCGCCTCAGGCAATATGGACAGCGTCAAGATATGATTTGAAAGTCAAGATACTGGTTATAAACAACAGTGGGTATGAGGCTTTAAGATCCAGGGCAGGATACGAACGCGACTTCTTCTCTCCTGAAACACACCCTTGGAGGATGGCAGAGGCTTATGATTTTACGGCGAAGGAGTTTGAGGACTACCAGTTAGCCGTAAAATGGTTAATGGAAGGAGAGGAAAGGAAGCTAGCTGAAATTAGGGTAGAAGAATAG
- a CDS encoding phosphoesterase produces the protein MKYTILVFVFLLIALLLISNIAYAENETRTPIKHVIIIFMENHSFDNFFGVYPTGGVNESLSNELMKPNNLLGLPVLSQLKPVPNGTYVTVDPNEGYIPYHQDWNGGKMDGFLQGSGPQGLTYYTVSQLAPLWDLAEEYGLADNYFSPVMSESAPNHLYLYAAYSPVIDDYGPPPYIPFNETIFAELSQYGVSWGYYIFNASDWGQSDLKYFSGVKDYLNHVRSWSTFIDQLNNGTLPSVSWILPSPTTDMGPPANVLQGEMWLLYIVNAIMRSPEWISTAIFITFDEAGGYYDHVPPPVFQGQQLGERVPLIVISPYSKEDYISNTLLTHASLIAFIDYNWGLPALNKFVLNSYLPLDFFNFTQPPRPPVNMSGFPIPSSPYFTFNNSVVQEYSNLGKLFPLPPQIPFNKLGCPRSGSTNLTLASISSKVYVTNNVSYTPLPLTPQFLLLIGGIQLLAAIVSQKYSLRESSKLFRVVEQLAICILGFLLISSMGGSILDFIGVINYGGYVGESIPILEGLIIGVLVLSVVGYLLSKFIGSFWLPILLTVVLPIIDYIIFYLEANQIYVFGDTLLGFGAFLSASPSILISFLVSREFSKRRWVLILVLVILSSLITVVIANEYIALGQPGISTLLLPITLITIPFTAVFSLIKVIKVKVAK, from the coding sequence ATGAAATATACTATTCTTGTGTTTGTCTTCCTACTTATAGCTTTACTTCTTATTTCAAATATAGCTTATGCTGAAAACGAAACCAGAACTCCAATTAAACATGTGATAATAATATTCATGGAGAATCACAGCTTTGACAACTTCTTTGGAGTTTATCCAACTGGAGGAGTAAATGAAAGTTTGAGCAATGAGTTAATGAAACCCAATAATTTACTGGGATTACCTGTTCTAAGCCAGCTTAAGCCTGTCCCTAACGGCACTTATGTTACAGTGGATCCTAATGAAGGCTATATTCCGTATCACCAGGACTGGAACGGTGGAAAGATGGATGGCTTTCTTCAAGGTTCAGGTCCACAAGGTCTCACTTACTACACAGTGTCACAGTTAGCTCCACTGTGGGATTTAGCAGAGGAATACGGATTGGCAGACAATTACTTCTCTCCTGTAATGTCAGAGAGTGCGCCCAATCATCTTTACCTCTATGCAGCTTATTCACCAGTTATAGACGACTACGGTCCTCCTCCTTATATACCGTTTAATGAGACAATATTTGCTGAACTAAGCCAGTATGGAGTAAGCTGGGGATATTACATCTTTAACGCCTCTGATTGGGGTCAATCTGACTTAAAGTACTTCAGTGGAGTAAAGGACTACCTTAACCACGTGCGCAGTTGGTCTACCTTCATAGACCAATTGAATAACGGTACTCTCCCATCAGTATCATGGATTTTACCAAGTCCGACGACAGATATGGGTCCTCCTGCAAATGTGTTACAAGGTGAAATGTGGTTACTCTACATCGTTAATGCAATAATGAGGAGTCCTGAGTGGATCAGTACTGCTATATTTATAACCTTTGATGAGGCAGGAGGTTATTATGACCATGTACCTCCTCCTGTATTTCAAGGACAACAGTTGGGTGAGAGAGTTCCTTTAATAGTTATATCACCTTACAGCAAGGAAGATTATATCTCAAATACACTCTTGACACATGCTAGCTTAATAGCCTTTATAGATTATAATTGGGGTCTACCAGCTCTTAATAAGTTTGTATTAAATAGTTATCTCCCTCTAGATTTCTTCAATTTCACTCAACCTCCAAGACCTCCAGTAAATATGTCAGGTTTTCCCATTCCCTCCTCACCTTATTTCACATTCAATAATAGCGTTGTACAGGAGTACAGTAATTTAGGTAAACTATTTCCTCTCCCACCACAAATACCATTTAACAAACTTGGTTGTCCACGTTCAGGGTCTACTAACCTTACTTTAGCCTCTATATCTTCGAAAGTTTACGTAACCAATAATGTGAGTTACACTCCTCTACCCTTGACACCTCAATTCTTATTATTAATTGGAGGTATACAGTTGTTAGCGGCGATTGTCTCACAGAAATATTCACTGAGAGAGTCCAGTAAGTTGTTTAGAGTGGTGGAGCAATTAGCCATATGTATTCTTGGTTTTCTGTTAATCTCAAGCATGGGGGGATCCATTCTAGATTTCATTGGTGTCATTAACTACGGAGGTTATGTAGGTGAGTCAATACCAATTCTAGAGGGATTAATCATTGGTGTGCTTGTCCTTAGTGTTGTAGGTTACCTTCTGAGTAAATTTATCGGGAGTTTTTGGTTACCCATCTTACTTACTGTGGTACTACCTATAATAGACTACATAATTTTCTATTTGGAAGCTAACCAAATCTACGTATTTGGTGACACACTGTTAGGATTTGGCGCATTTCTTTCAGCCTCTCCTTCAATACTTATTTCGTTCTTGGTTTCAAGGGAATTCAGCAAGAGAAGGTGGGTGTTAATCCTTGTTTTAGTAATCCTTTCATCTTTAATAACAGTTGTGATAGCGAATGAATACATAGCCCTAGGACAGCCAGGAATTTCCACTCTCTTGTTGCCAATAACCTTAATTACTATCCCCTTCACTGCTGTCTTTAGTCTGATCAAGGTAATTAAAGTGAAGGTAGCTAAG
- a CDS encoding membrane protein, translating into MKQFLMYPLSTLMTLDVLTTVIGLSKGLVEGNPLISGLYSTLPFSLFVVIFLLIKVGVLGAVYLLYKYTKMDTVLLVGTGISLIILVNNLSLLL; encoded by the coding sequence ATGAAGCAATTTCTGATGTATCCTTTAAGTACGCTGATGACATTAGACGTTTTGACCACTGTTATTGGTTTATCTAAAGGGCTGGTAGAGGGTAATCCTCTAATAAGTGGGCTTTACTCAACACTTCCGTTTTCATTATTTGTCGTTATCTTCTTGCTTATTAAAGTAGGAGTATTGGGTGCAGTTTATCTTCTCTATAAATACACTAAAATGGATACGGTTTTATTAGTCGGAACAGGAATTTCATTAATAATACTGGTAAATAACTTGTCCCTCCTCTTGTAA